Proteins encoded by one window of Methanothermobacter sp. K4:
- a CDS encoding Lrp/AsnC family transcriptional regulator, giving the protein MDDDLVKIDDIDRKIIDLLNEDGRMSYRNISRILDVSVGTVHNRVEKLVKKGVIKKFVPVIDHSKLGYKLTAIIGVKVKGGVLRNWETRTAYHKNVLAVYDVTGEFDAILIGKFRDTAELDSFIKGLLSEGDVQRTYTQTVLNIVKEDMTSTKMIGD; this is encoded by the coding sequence ATGGATGATGATCTAGTCAAAATCGATGATATTGACAGGAAAATAATAGACCTCCTAAATGAGGATGGACGCATGTCCTACAGGAACATCTCGAGGATACTTGATGTCTCGGTGGGCACTGTGCACAACCGTGTTGAGAAGCTGGTCAAGAAGGGCGTTATAAAGAAATTCGTGCCAGTGATAGACCACTCAAAGCTTGGATACAAACTCACAGCCATAATAGGCGTTAAGGTCAAAGGTGGAGTTCTAAGGAACTGGGAGACACGCACAGCCTACCATAAAAACGTCCTTGCAGTCTACGACGTTACAGGGGAATTCGACGCCATACTCATAGGAAAGTTTCGGGACACCGCTGAGCTTGACAGCTTCATCAAGGGTTTGTTGAGTGAGGGTGACGTTCAGAGGACCTACACCCAGACAGTCCTCAACATAGTGAAGGAGGACATGACCTCCACAAAGATGATAGGCGATTAA
- a CDS encoding DUF4013 domain-containing protein gives MVNDAIRYPSSDWKKVIILGVLIIASVVIIPIFLVMGYGFRALKASIAGFDELPEFDEWGEMFVDGLKVFVVQIAYMIVPLIIIFAGTFGSLAMISPSGAITDPTAFTGLLGGTVIIGVILAIILGLIETIAIAHMAYNDSELGAAFRFSEILDVISQIGWIDYIIWYIVVGLIAAVIAFIAGLLNSIPIIGTLIAVLIIYPYIQLFWNRALALRYAYE, from the coding sequence ATTGTAAACGATGCCATAAGGTATCCCTCCAGTGACTGGAAGAAAGTCATAATACTTGGTGTCCTGATAATAGCCAGTGTTGTCATAATACCCATCTTCCTTGTCATGGGATACGGCTTCAGGGCCCTCAAGGCCTCAATAGCGGGTTTTGATGAGCTCCCTGAATTTGATGAATGGGGTGAAATGTTCGTTGATGGATTAAAGGTCTTCGTTGTCCAGATAGCATATATGATAGTTCCACTGATAATAATATTTGCAGGTACTTTCGGATCCCTGGCAATGATTTCACCAAGCGGTGCTATCACAGACCCCACAGCCTTCACAGGTCTCCTTGGAGGTACTGTGATAATCGGTGTGATACTTGCAATAATCCTTGGGCTCATAGAGACCATCGCAATAGCACACATGGCCTACAATGACAGTGAACTTGGAGCAGCATTCAGGTTCAGTGAAATACTGGATGTGATCTCCCAGATCGGATGGATCGACTATATCATCTGGTACATCGTTGTCGGTCTCATCGCAGCTGTTATTGCATTCATTGCAGGCCTCCTGAATTCAATACCCATCATCGGTACCCTCATAGCAGTGCTCATAATATACCCCTACATCCAGCTCTTCTGGAACAGGGCACTTGCACTCAGGTACGCCTACGAATAG
- a CDS encoding tRNA (guanine(10)-N(2))-dimethyltransferase, translated as MITINEGSVTVEVPDFTKVSSRAPVFYNPVMEFNRDVSVLAVQAFQRILDRDISVADTFSGSGIRAIRYLVEVDGVSEAAANDINPLAVECIEHNSKLNSVSPIVSREDAAIFLRGNPGRFDVIDVDPFGTPAPFMDSAAASSRNRSLLAVTATDTSGLCGTYIKPCLRKYSARPLKTEYCHETGLRILAGFTAMNLARYSKGASFLLSHSSQHYMRIYAHVRRGAGRADEALKNIGYMLHCFSCLHHEHVRGVPEDRKCPVCGGKMDAAGPLWVGELHDEKFIGSMMAEAKNKTLNRSEDVLKLLKTCVGEVGMPPGFYDVHEVCSKLGVSAPPLMDVMGGLEEAGFRVSRTHIRPTGIKTDATIRKIEEVIMDLHGSHQ; from the coding sequence ATGATAACCATAAATGAGGGTTCAGTCACAGTTGAGGTCCCGGATTTCACTAAGGTCTCATCCAGGGCCCCTGTCTTCTATAACCCTGTGATGGAGTTCAACAGGGATGTGTCGGTGCTTGCGGTTCAGGCCTTTCAGCGGATACTTGATAGGGATATAAGTGTTGCTGATACATTCTCAGGAAGCGGTATAAGGGCCATAAGGTACCTCGTGGAGGTTGATGGTGTATCTGAGGCCGCTGCAAATGATATAAACCCCCTTGCAGTTGAATGCATAGAGCATAACTCCAAGCTGAATTCTGTATCCCCCATTGTCAGCAGGGAGGATGCTGCTATCTTCCTCAGAGGGAACCCTGGCCGCTTTGATGTTATCGACGTGGACCCCTTCGGGACCCCCGCACCATTCATGGACTCTGCGGCGGCATCCTCCAGGAACAGGTCACTCCTCGCTGTTACCGCCACAGACACCTCGGGTCTCTGCGGAACCTACATAAAACCCTGCCTCAGGAAGTACTCAGCAAGGCCCCTCAAAACAGAGTACTGCCATGAGACCGGGCTGAGGATACTTGCAGGTTTCACTGCAATGAACCTTGCAAGGTACAGTAAGGGTGCCTCATTCCTTCTCTCACACAGCAGCCAGCACTACATGAGGATCTATGCCCATGTGAGGAGGGGTGCTGGTAGGGCCGATGAAGCCCTCAAAAACATTGGGTACATGCTCCACTGCTTCAGCTGCCTTCACCATGAACATGTGAGGGGTGTGCCTGAAGACAGGAAGTGCCCCGTCTGCGGGGGTAAAATGGATGCTGCTGGACCCCTCTGGGTCGGAGAACTGCATGATGAAAAATTTATCGGGTCCATGATGGCTGAAGCTAAAAATAAAACCCTCAACAGATCAGAGGATGTCCTGAAACTGCTCAAAACCTGTGTGGGGGAGGTGGGAATGCCGCCTGGATTCTATGATGTCCATGAGGTCTGCAGCAAGCTGGGTGTGAGCGCCCCCCCACTGATGGATGTTATGGGTGGTCTTGAGGAGGCAGGCTTCAGGGTTTCAAGGACCCATATAAGGCCAACCGGAATAAAAACAGATGCAACTATCAGGAAGATTGAGGAGGTCATAATGGACCTCCACGGTTCCCATCAATAG
- a CDS encoding CPBP family intramembrane glutamic endopeptidase, whose protein sequence is MRNFLDKVYTGRNEAWRYILTVLLSFVVSNVGAGFLMGLFLLAILIITGRMDAIDGIPGFSWPALLIMVAVAFSTSMFFLYVGLKFIHKRDFISAINSRGRVDWRRILRGGVVWFIIVGVLDAISVIMDPSSVRFKFTPEFWLLLILALAAFPVQASFEEIFFRGYLMQGMWMILKRPLPLMILNSLVFSVLHWWNGTTFTMSLSITASTFIIGLVLALITLTDDGVELAMGVHIANNLYVSVIHSSPDAGLGNLPSLMVSPSDPYTSPLALILASALLLAILFRGRYGDVLSVLRYRG, encoded by the coding sequence ATGAGGAATTTTCTGGACAAGGTCTACACTGGAAGAAATGAGGCGTGGCGTTATATACTGACGGTGCTTCTTAGCTTCGTGGTGTCCAATGTGGGTGCCGGTTTTCTCATGGGGTTATTCCTGCTGGCTATCCTCATAATCACAGGTAGAATGGATGCAATTGATGGCATCCCGGGCTTCAGCTGGCCAGCTTTACTCATCATGGTGGCGGTGGCCTTTTCCACCTCAATGTTCTTTCTCTATGTTGGATTGAAGTTCATCCACAAACGTGATTTCATATCAGCCATTAACTCCAGGGGTCGTGTTGACTGGAGAAGGATCCTCAGGGGAGGAGTGGTCTGGTTTATTATCGTCGGCGTTCTTGATGCAATCTCGGTTATCATGGATCCATCCTCTGTCAGATTTAAATTCACGCCAGAATTCTGGCTGCTCCTGATCCTTGCATTAGCTGCATTTCCTGTGCAGGCTTCCTTTGAGGAGATATTCTTCAGGGGATACCTCATGCAGGGGATGTGGATGATCCTTAAAAGGCCCCTACCATTGATGATCCTGAATTCACTTGTATTCTCAGTCCTGCACTGGTGGAATGGCACAACCTTTACAATGAGCCTATCAATCACAGCAAGTACATTCATAATTGGACTGGTACTTGCACTCATAACACTCACAGATGATGGTGTGGAACTCGCCATGGGGGTGCATATTGCAAACAACCTCTATGTCAGTGTTATACACAGCTCCCCGGATGCCGGCCTCGGAAACCTTCCCTCCCTCATGGTTAGTCCATCAGATCCCTACACCTCTCCACTGGCACTGATCCTGGCATCGGCTCTTCTTCTGGCCATACTCTTCAGGGGACGCTATGGGGACGTGCTGAGTGTTTTGAGATACCGTGGATGA
- a CDS encoding DegT/DnrJ/EryC1/StrS aminotransferase family protein, giving the protein MIPVATPIIDEEEIEEVVKVLKSGFIAQGPRVAEFEEKFASYVGTEHAVATSSGTTALHLSLLAAGIGRGDQVITTPFSFAATANAALYVGAEPVFADIDPETYNIDPEGIQELITPSTRAIIPVHLYGQPADMDPIMDLAADHDLLVIEDAAQAHGAEYHGRMVGSMGDAACFSFYPTKNITTGEGGIITTDNEEIADMARILRAHGETERYNHTHLGYNFRMTDIAAAIGIAQLEKLDAFNRRRIKNAEYLTANLEDLEGVSTPHVAGGVKHVFHQYTLRVPGSRDRLMEFLNGRGIGTGIHYPKPIYRQELYRRMGFDASCPVSEKAAQEVLSLPVHPALTDEDLERIVDSVRDFFGQN; this is encoded by the coding sequence ATGATACCGGTTGCTACTCCCATAATCGATGAAGAGGAAATAGAGGAAGTCGTGAAGGTACTTAAATCGGGATTCATTGCCCAGGGACCGCGGGTGGCTGAATTCGAGGAGAAGTTTGCATCCTACGTGGGTACGGAACACGCGGTTGCAACAAGTTCAGGGACAACAGCCCTACACCTCTCCCTCCTGGCCGCGGGCATTGGAAGGGGGGACCAGGTTATAACAACACCATTCAGCTTCGCTGCAACGGCAAACGCAGCCCTATACGTTGGTGCTGAGCCTGTATTTGCAGACATAGACCCCGAAACATACAACATAGATCCTGAGGGGATCCAAGAACTCATAACACCCAGCACAAGGGCAATAATACCCGTACACCTCTACGGGCAGCCCGCCGATATGGACCCCATCATGGACCTGGCTGCTGACCATGACCTCCTGGTGATTGAGGATGCTGCCCAGGCCCATGGTGCAGAGTATCATGGAAGGATGGTGGGTTCCATGGGGGATGCCGCATGCTTCAGCTTCTACCCAACAAAGAACATCACAACAGGTGAGGGCGGGATTATAACAACTGATAATGAGGAAATTGCAGATATGGCACGGATTCTAAGGGCCCACGGGGAGACAGAGCGCTACAACCACACCCACCTCGGCTACAACTTCAGGATGACAGATATTGCCGCGGCCATCGGTATAGCCCAGCTCGAAAAACTTGACGCCTTCAATAGAAGGAGAATCAAAAATGCGGAGTACCTCACAGCCAACCTGGAGGACCTTGAGGGGGTATCAACACCCCATGTTGCAGGGGGGGTTAAACACGTCTTCCACCAGTACACCCTGAGGGTTCCTGGTTCAAGGGACAGGCTCATGGAATTCCTCAACGGGAGGGGTATAGGTACGGGGATTCACTACCCTAAACCCATCTACAGGCAGGAACTCTACAGGAGGATGGGCTTCGATGCCAGCTGTCCGGTCAGTGAAAAGGCTGCACAGGAGGTCCTATCGCTACCGGTACACCCGGCCCTCACTGATGAGGACCTTGAAAGGATTGTGGATTCTGTCAGGGATTTCTTCGGGCAGAACTAA
- a CDS encoding MTH1187 family thiamine-binding protein gives MITAELTIIPLGTGSTSLSGYVAAAVSALERMNVRYEISGMGTLVEARDLDELLEAVKAAHEAVLEAGSERVYTTIKIDDRRDTDRGLSDKVESVKRKLQ, from the coding sequence ATGATAACCGCAGAACTCACCATAATACCTCTCGGTACAGGCAGCACCTCACTCAGTGGCTACGTGGCTGCTGCAGTCAGTGCCCTTGAGAGGATGAATGTGAGGTATGAGATTTCAGGTATGGGGACACTTGTCGAGGCCAGAGACCTGGATGAACTCCTTGAGGCTGTTAAGGCGGCCCACGAGGCCGTCCTTGAGGCAGGATCAGAGAGGGTTTACACAACCATCAAAATCGATGATAGAAGGGACACCGACAGGGGGCTCAGTGATAAGGTTGAATCTGTAAAGAGAAAGCTCCAGTGA
- a CDS encoding TIGR00269 family protein yields the protein MDIQEFNRRIMARIRGLVESHKLVEMGEHVAVALSGGKDSVLTLHALADLREELDFELTAITVDEGIEGYREEGVLAARENARIRGVELIEKSFRDEFNFELDDVLEGFRSPCIPCGVFRRWILNRTAREIGASKIATGHNMDDEVQSFIMSLARGDVRKFSKFGPKLQRIHPAMVPRIKPLWSTPERDVRLWAELNDVKFHSESCPYSSRSMRAGIRNFLNRIESENPAIKERIMKSFTVTFEPLVEDEGVGGCSVCGEPASGSKCKACEFLEIIEGADH from the coding sequence ATGGATATTCAGGAATTCAACCGGAGAATCATGGCCAGAATAAGGGGTCTGGTGGAATCACATAAACTTGTAGAGATGGGAGAACACGTTGCAGTGGCACTCTCAGGCGGCAAGGACAGTGTGCTGACACTCCATGCGCTCGCAGATTTAAGGGAAGAACTGGATTTTGAACTCACAGCCATAACGGTTGATGAGGGCATAGAGGGCTACAGGGAGGAGGGGGTTCTCGCAGCAAGGGAAAACGCCCGTATAAGGGGAGTTGAACTCATAGAGAAATCTTTCAGGGATGAATTCAACTTTGAACTTGATGATGTTCTGGAAGGGTTCAGGAGCCCATGTATACCCTGCGGTGTCTTCAGGCGCTGGATACTCAACAGGACAGCCAGGGAAATAGGGGCGTCAAAGATTGCAACTGGCCACAACATGGACGACGAGGTTCAATCGTTCATCATGAGCCTTGCAAGGGGGGATGTGAGGAAGTTCTCCAAGTTCGGCCCTAAACTTCAGAGGATACACCCTGCGATGGTACCAAGGATAAAGCCCCTCTGGAGCACACCTGAGAGGGATGTCAGGCTCTGGGCTGAACTCAATGATGTGAAATTCCACAGTGAATCCTGTCCCTACTCCAGCAGATCAATGAGGGCAGGGATAAGGAATTTCCTTAACAGGATAGAATCTGAAAACCCCGCTATAAAGGAGAGGATAATGAAATCATTCACTGTCACATTCGAACCGCTTGTGGAGGATGAGGGGGTTGGTGGCTGTTCGGTCTGTGGCGAGCCAGCCTCTGGTAGCAAATGTAAGGCCTGTGAGTTTCTTGAAATTATAGAAGGAGCGGATCATTAG
- a CDS encoding GTPBP1 family GTP-binding protein: protein MIEDIRSFTLPGERRNIEFKKALSPGYHLKMDRKKSLISQMKYRMERGDGRAVYLLGVEDSGEPVGLPDEELRESVEVLRKLSQEIDAIVEEVNLHEGTHGRVAEVIISRKQKTGREHLLIGVAGHVDHGKSTLLGTLTTGTPDDGSGKTRIFLDVQKHEIERGLSADLSFAIYGFRNGRVIRLKNPLDRREKSGLMDEADRVISFVDTVGHEPWLRTTIRGIVGQNLDYGLLTVASDEGPTHITREHLGIMIAMELPVIVVLTKTDMATPPQRRAVREKISELLKLVGRIPFHVSGRESAREIAGKMNQHIVPIIETSSVTGEGLEVLDELFLNLDVKRDVNGDEKPFLMYIDKIYTIRGVGTVVSGTIQQGLVRKGDTLLLGPMNTGKFREVTVKSIEMHHYRIGCAEPGHIVGISISGASADEIERGMILAHPDYEPEAVREFEAEVAILVHPTTIKAGYESVTHIETIAETTILEPLDAEFMSAGDRGRVRMRFKYRPHHVREGQKIIFREGRSKGIGSVTRILE from the coding sequence ATGATAGAAGATATCCGATCATTCACATTACCCGGTGAGAGGAGGAACATAGAATTCAAGAAGGCACTCTCACCAGGGTATCATCTGAAGATGGACCGGAAGAAGAGCCTGATCTCCCAGATGAAGTACCGTATGGAGAGAGGTGATGGAAGGGCCGTATACCTCCTTGGTGTGGAGGACAGCGGGGAACCTGTTGGGCTCCCCGATGAGGAACTCAGGGAGTCAGTTGAGGTCCTCAGAAAACTGAGTCAGGAGATAGATGCCATTGTGGAGGAGGTTAACCTCCATGAGGGAACCCACGGCAGGGTCGCCGAGGTGATAATCTCAAGGAAACAGAAAACAGGAAGGGAACACCTCCTCATAGGTGTCGCCGGCCACGTTGACCATGGAAAGAGCACACTCCTCGGTACGCTCACAACAGGAACACCAGATGATGGAAGCGGTAAGACAAGGATATTCCTTGACGTCCAGAAACACGAGATAGAAAGGGGCCTATCAGCGGATCTATCCTTCGCCATATATGGCTTCAGGAATGGAAGGGTCATAAGACTCAAGAATCCCCTTGACAGGAGGGAGAAATCAGGGCTCATGGATGAGGCCGACAGGGTAATATCCTTCGTTGATACCGTCGGACATGAGCCATGGCTCAGGACAACCATAAGGGGAATCGTGGGGCAGAACCTGGACTATGGCCTCCTCACCGTTGCCTCGGATGAGGGTCCAACACACATAACAAGGGAGCACCTGGGTATAATGATTGCAATGGAACTCCCCGTGATCGTTGTGCTCACAAAAACCGATATGGCCACACCCCCCCAGAGGAGGGCCGTGCGGGAGAAGATATCTGAACTACTTAAACTGGTTGGTAGGATACCCTTCCATGTGAGCGGAAGGGAATCTGCACGTGAGATAGCAGGCAAGATGAACCAGCACATAGTACCCATAATAGAGACATCCTCTGTCACAGGGGAGGGCCTCGAAGTCCTGGATGAACTCTTCCTCAACCTGGATGTTAAGCGTGACGTCAACGGGGATGAGAAGCCATTCCTAATGTATATAGACAAGATATACACCATCAGGGGCGTTGGAACCGTTGTCAGTGGAACCATCCAGCAGGGCCTTGTCAGGAAAGGGGATACACTGCTTCTTGGCCCCATGAATACCGGGAAATTCCGTGAGGTCACCGTTAAATCCATTGAGATGCACCACTACCGTATAGGCTGTGCAGAGCCAGGGCATATAGTTGGAATATCCATCTCAGGGGCATCCGCCGATGAAATAGAGAGGGGTATGATACTGGCCCATCCTGACTATGAACCTGAGGCCGTCAGGGAGTTTGAGGCCGAGGTGGCCATACTGGTGCATCCCACAACCATAAAGGCCGGGTATGAGAGCGTAACCCATATTGAAACAATAGCAGAGACCACCATACTGGAACCCCTTGATGCAGAGTTCATGTCAGCCGGTGACAGAGGCAGGGTGAGGATGAGGTTCAAGTACAGACCCCACCATGTGAGGGAGGGTCAGAAGATAATCTTCCGTGAGGGACGAAGCAAGGGTATCGGCTCGGTTACCAGGATCCTGGAATAA
- a CDS encoding DUF1922 domain-containing protein gives MYVIFRCDCGRALYSKKGADTRKCVCGRTLKIKTRRIFGKAGSFEEAAEIVRKLQEERYGACHFTNPVKRE, from the coding sequence ATGTACGTCATATTCAGATGTGACTGTGGAAGGGCCCTCTACTCAAAGAAGGGTGCAGATACCAGGAAATGCGTCTGTGGAAGAACTCTGAAGATTAAAACAAGGCGCATATTTGGAAAGGCCGGTAGCTTCGAGGAAGCTGCGGAAATCGTGAGAAAACTCCAGGAAGAAAGGTATGGCGCCTGCCATTTCACAAATCCAGTTAAAAGGGAATAG
- a CDS encoding TraB/GumN family protein, producing MNLEELKIIGTAHVSGESVDEVRRTILEMKPDVVAVELDPGRYRRLMDEKMGIKRDEPSLMDALRSGNIGVILAGWFLTYFQRKIGEDIGVKPGSEMLAAIDAAHEVGAGVALIDRDIGVTMQRAISSMNRREKLRFFLAIMRSLIGGEDARDIESLKSDDTLMEVMGEFQGISPSAYRVLVEERDAFMAHRLLSIEEDRVVAVVGAGHRRGIEHYLRNPHELPPLEELI from the coding sequence ATGAATCTGGAGGAGCTGAAGATAATAGGTACCGCACATGTATCTGGAGAAAGTGTTGACGAGGTGAGAAGAACCATACTTGAGATGAAACCGGACGTTGTTGCAGTGGAACTGGACCCGGGGAGGTACAGGAGGCTCATGGATGAAAAAATGGGGATCAAAAGGGATGAACCCTCCCTTATGGATGCCCTCCGAAGTGGAAACATTGGTGTCATCCTTGCAGGCTGGTTCTTAACCTATTTCCAGAGGAAGATCGGTGAGGATATAGGTGTTAAGCCAGGCAGTGAAATGCTTGCAGCGATAGATGCCGCCCATGAGGTTGGTGCGGGGGTGGCCCTCATTGACCGTGACATAGGTGTGACAATGCAGCGGGCGATCAGTTCCATGAACCGGCGGGAAAAGCTGAGGTTCTTCCTTGCAATCATGAGATCCTTAATTGGGGGGGAGGATGCGAGGGATATTGAGAGCCTCAAAAGTGACGACACCCTTATGGAGGTTATGGGGGAATTTCAGGGAATCTCTCCCTCAGCATACCGTGTGCTTGTTGAGGAGAGGGATGCATTCATGGCCCACAGGCTCCTATCCATTGAGGAGGACCGCGTTGTTGCCGTTGTGGGCGCAGGTCACAGGAGGGGGATAGAGCACTACCTCAGGAACCCGCATGAACTTCCACCACTTGAAGAACTCATTTGA
- the comB gene encoding 2-phosphosulfolactate phosphatase produces the protein MRVNLSFEKPEGSGLCIMVDLLRASATITAAMDSFTEVIPVGDVEEAMEYSRMGYVVAGERGGETLPGFLANSPIEVQKHSGDVLVLTTSNGTRILESVESQALVGCLNNLDAVASTARKLSDDVEVVMAGVNGRFAIEDFLCAGEIIRAIGGELEEYAEASVLAVQDRCMVDDAIRKSRSARRLRELGFAGDIEYCLRRNITGNVPVYMDGRISLI, from the coding sequence ATGAGGGTAAATCTCAGCTTTGAAAAACCGGAGGGCAGTGGACTCTGCATAATGGTGGACCTTCTGAGGGCAAGTGCAACAATAACCGCTGCCATGGACAGTTTCACAGAGGTTATCCCTGTTGGGGATGTTGAGGAGGCAATGGAATACTCACGGATGGGTTATGTGGTGGCAGGGGAGCGTGGGGGTGAGACTCTGCCAGGATTCCTGGCCAACTCCCCAATAGAGGTGCAGAAACATTCAGGTGATGTCCTTGTGCTAACCACAAGTAACGGTACAAGGATCCTTGAGTCAGTTGAATCACAGGCCCTTGTGGGATGCCTCAACAACCTCGACGCAGTCGCTTCAACTGCAAGGAAGCTTTCGGATGATGTTGAGGTGGTCATGGCCGGTGTTAATGGCCGCTTTGCAATAGAGGATTTCCTCTGCGCCGGTGAAATAATACGTGCCATTGGTGGTGAACTTGAAGAGTACGCTGAGGCCTCAGTACTTGCAGTCCAGGACAGGTGCATGGTTGATGATGCCATAAGAAAATCCCGGTCAGCCAGGAGGCTTAGGGAACTTGGTTTTGCCGGTGATATTGAATACTGCCTCAGAAGGAATATAACAGGAAATGTACCTGTATACATGGATGGCAGGATATCGCTGATCTAA
- a CDS encoding methanogenesis marker 7 protein, whose translation MYETLTYQGGVHRHEEMKELIEDLGGFVLQENMLQMDLILTLAVPIEDVDKVREKARELLGKVKVAPMAGTEIAIVSPTLARHHLPHSACDISEYLRRYGAKDNMIGLARGAGKGISRISEDEKRLIEEHDLAVFALGSFEQCIKDKAHLFSDINIPVVVTGSPEKIDIRELPGADAYVGGLGRIPRRLKRGEDIRALRKLVEVVEDILDRRRREMAADPPLVPSILVKTEIENQVPAVKEVYSPTPVTSQLDGVRVKLNYDRHHDEVADVRVSDYRLGDISEIRKSMMYDYILVKLLPESSIL comes from the coding sequence ATGTACGAAACTTTAACCTATCAGGGCGGTGTGCACCGCCATGAGGAGATGAAGGAACTGATTGAGGACCTCGGCGGTTTTGTGCTCCAGGAGAACATGCTTCAGATGGACCTGATACTCACACTGGCCGTCCCGATTGAGGACGTGGATAAGGTGAGGGAGAAGGCCAGGGAGCTCCTGGGGAAGGTTAAGGTTGCCCCCATGGCGGGTACCGAGATAGCTATTGTATCTCCCACCCTGGCAAGGCATCATCTCCCCCATTCTGCCTGTGATATATCAGAGTACCTGAGGAGGTACGGTGCCAAGGATAACATGATAGGCCTTGCCCGCGGGGCAGGTAAGGGGATATCCAGGATATCAGAGGATGAAAAGAGGCTCATAGAGGAACATGACCTTGCAGTTTTTGCCCTTGGAAGCTTTGAGCAGTGCATAAAGGATAAGGCCCACCTTTTCAGCGACATAAATATCCCGGTGGTCGTTACAGGGTCCCCTGAGAAGATTGACATCAGGGAACTTCCAGGTGCTGACGCCTATGTCGGGGGCCTTGGGAGGATACCCCGGAGGCTGAAGAGGGGTGAGGATATAAGGGCCCTCAGGAAACTTGTTGAGGTGGTCGAGGATATACTCGACAGGAGGAGGCGTGAAATGGCGGCAGATCCACCTCTGGTTCCCTCAATACTTGTTAAGACCGAGATTGAGAACCAGGTGCCTGCCGTTAAGGAGGTCTATTCTCCGACACCTGTAACCAGCCAGCTTGATGGGGTCCGCGTGAAGCTCAACTATGACCGCCATCATGACGAGGTAGCAGATGTGAGGGTTTCTGATTACCGGCTGGGCGACATATCTGAGATCAGGAAGTCAATGATGTACGACTACATCCTCGTGAAGCTCCTTCCTGAAAGTTCCATACTGTGA